One window from the genome of Gadus macrocephalus chromosome 7, ASM3116895v1 encodes:
- the LOC132461131 gene encoding uncharacterized protein LOC132461131: MSFHLIKFADGDIAVVPENWCDDGMVYWPKYKNTERAKRAAANSETPESNWPKYDIMVIRTCDNYKDACRLMEKYQTGCNTTDLQSEAEEECGLPDKRPRKAVHHFGDSDESEDGGQLHWQTPTSRRGPGSSSRVSPRLEENCLAPHHGAGPQQPLPKQLRRVTQGTAVPPLLPPPPPPPTSTLSLRPTEEPSSIPAIGPTWRGGRMNESIPCSVAEVHILNLLETIKTQQDQLVAKVNYLCSRMNSTPGPEVEMPDNINLPLEHLEAVEAFEVFLKEPSNHPARQRIVSLLNMNGPCYNAIRYIDCP, from the exons ATGAGTTTTCATCTCATTAAGTTTGCCGACGGGGACATTGCTGTGGTCCCGGAAAATTGGTGTGATGACGGGATGGTGTACTGgccaaaatataaaaacaccGAACGTGCCAAAAGGGCAGCGGCCAACAGTGAGACACCAGAGTCAAACTGGCCAAAATATGACATCATGGTCATCAGAACTTGTG ACAACTACAAAGATGCCTGTAGGCTAATGGAGAAGTACCAGACGGGCTGCAACACCACTGATCTTCAGtctgaggcagaggaggagtgTGGGCTGCCAGATAAACGACCAAGGAAGGCAGT GCATCACTTTGGGGACTCTGATGAGAGTGAAGATGGTGGCCAATTGCACTGGCAGA CTCCAACATCTCGCCGAGGgccaggcagcagcagcagagtctCTCCTCGACTTGAGGAAAACTGTCTAG CACCTCACCATGGGGCAGGACCGCAACAACCGTTGCCAAAACAACTCCGGAGAGTTACTCAAG GAACGGcagtccctcctcttctccctccaccccctccacccccgacATCAACCCTGAGCCTGCGGCCAACAGAGGAGCCTTCTTCAATCCCCGCCATCGGACCAACATGGCGAGGGGGAAGAATGAATGAGTCCATTCCCTGCTCTG TGGCTGAAGTCCACATCCTCAACCTGCTGGAGACGATTAAAACGCAGCAAGACCAGCTTGTGGCAAAGGTCAACTACCTCTGCAGCAGGATGAACAGCACCCCGGGGCCAGAAGTTGAGATGCCTGATAATATTAATCTCCCGTTGGAACACCTGGAGGCAGTGGAGGCATTTGAGGTGTTTTTAAAAGAACCCTCAAACCACCCAGCTCGACAGAGAATAGTGAGTCTTCTTAATATGAATGGTCCATGCTATAATGCTATTAGGTATATTGATTGTCCATGA
- the LOC132461132 gene encoding uncharacterized protein LOC132461132, translating into MNRKTLPVSSNALRRRARVDVQKRLLDIRTDMTDMDMTAMTADYRVLSEDTAPTSSAADAFDSLDDLSEEDMDFDDGDGTTCSDSEPDVPSDSEPDVPSPSLSDNIANWAVRFGISMVALTALLSILNITHPNLPKDGRTLLKTKVHYDIQEKAGGNYHHFGILSSLRNTLNKHVKILTEGMTLGLQINVDGLPLFKSSTLQLWPILGLLVTVPMKEPVVIGAYCGPKKPSSATEFLSDFVTELKELEAGFCFGDKNLTIELHTVVCDTPARAFVKKTKAHNAYHGCDKCQHPGKYQNHRMSFPGPEHPIRKPGYT; encoded by the exons ATGAATAGAAAGACTCTGCCTGTCTCCTCAAACGCCTTAAGACGAAGGGCACGTGTTGACGTCCAAAAAAGGCTTCTTGACATTAGGACAGACATGACTGACATGGACATGACGGCAATGACGGCAGATTACAGAGTTCTCTCTGAGGACACTGCTCCTACCTCTTCAGCTGCAGATGCATTTGATTCACTTGACGATTTAAGTGAAGAGGACATGGATTTTGATGATGGGGATGGGACAACATGTTCAGATTCTGAACCTGATGTCCCATCAGATTCTGAACCTGATGTCCCATCCCCATCCCTTTCCGATAACATTGCCAACTGGGCAGTGAGATTTGGCATTTCAATGGTTGCCCTGACTGCGCTGTTGAGCATACTCAACATAACCCATCCCAATCTGCCCAAGGATGGTAGGACCCTTCTCAAAACAAAAGTCCACTATGATATTCAAGAGAAGGCTGGGGGGAACTACCATCACTTTGGGATCCTTTCCTCCTTAAGGAACACTTTAAATAAACACGTCAAAATACTGACAGAGGGCATGACATTGGGGCTGCAGATTAATGTAGATGGTCTGCCTTTATTTAAAAGTTCCACTTTACAGCTGTGGCCGATCCTTGGATTGCTAGTTACCGTCCCTATGAAGGAACCAGTGGTGATTGGGGCGTACTGTGGACCTAAAAAACCAAGTTCGGCCACAGAGTTCTTATCAGATTTTGTGACTGAATTAAAGGAGCTCGAGGCTGGGTTTTGCTTTGGTGATAAGAACCTCACAATTGAGCTTCACACAGTAGTGTGTGACACCCCTGCACGGGCCTtcgtgaaaaaaacaaaggccCATAATGCTTACCATGGGTGCGATAAGTGCCAACACCCGGGGAAGTACCAGAATCACCGCATGTCGTTCCCTGGACCAGAGCACCCCATTCGGAAG CCGGGGTATACGtag